A single region of the Amphiprion ocellaris isolate individual 3 ecotype Okinawa chromosome 4, ASM2253959v1, whole genome shotgun sequence genome encodes:
- the LOC111569935 gene encoding CMRF35-like molecule 8, which translates to MKTISVFYCLLCATLTKGAEINVEGFEGGEVSFKSSHRLARNYNKYLCIDPCKSSQDILVTVQSGKRAKSGRITLVDSGDGSFTVTFSQLQLSDSKEYLCAVDRPGLDTYTSVHLTVKKVVPNETTVTPDVSSTWTYQNVTNSTQITTEIDILWTTNISTASNFTNGIEQNIWTGTILHVTIGGVAMIIILMLLAMWGRKRKEISKPQLRVCSNSRDVGNAHESEVDCEYDDIESVVQHVKKLPESASVGAPLPKQNPPTSGATAAECARPIHIYENISFSKGAAGSNVPNNPNIISGMYIKPLPPVLCKKPADGCPRKHTKPKSVWFGLDLTGMNLS; encoded by the exons ATGAAGACCATTTCCGTCTTCTATTGTCTTTTATGTG CTACATTGACAAAAGGAGCCGAAATCAATGTGGAAGGATTCGAGGGGGGAGAAGTCTCGTTCAAGAGCTCACACAGACTTGCACGGAACTACAATAAGTATCTATGCATCGATCCATGTAAAAGCAGTCAAGATATACTGGTTACTGTACAATCTGGTAAAAGAGCAAAGTCAGGAAGGATAACTCTGGTGGACTCAGGGGACGGCtctttcactgtgaccttcAGTCAGCTCCAGCTGTCAGACTCAAAGGAATACCTGTGTGCAGTGGACAGGCCTGGATTGGATACGTATACTTCAGTACACCTCACTGTAAAGAAAG TTGTCCCAAATGAGACAACTGTTACACCAGATGTTTCTTCCACATGGACATACCAGAATGTCACCAATTCAACACAAATAACAACTGAAATAGACATTCTTTGGACTACAAACATTTCAACAG CCTCAAACTTCACTAATGGAATAGAACAGAACATCTGGACAG GGACCATCTTGCATGTTACCATCGGAGGCGTTGCTATGATCATTATCTTGATGCTGCTGGCAATGTGGGGCAGGAAACGCAAAGAAATTTCAAAACCTCAACTGCGAGTTTGCTCCAACAGCAGGGACGTCGGCAATGCACATGAAAGTGAG GTCGACTGTGAGTATGATGATATAGAGAGTGTGGTTCAGCATGTTAAAAAGTTACCTGAGAGCGCTTCTGTCGGTGCTCCCCTCCCAAAACAGAATCCACCGACATCTGGAGCCACAGCAGCTGAATGTGCCAGACCCATTCACATCtatgaaaacatttctttctcCAAAGGTGCTGCAGGTTCAAATGTGCCAAACAACCCCAACATTATCTCTGGGATGTACATCAAGCCTTTGCCGCCAGTATTATGTAAAAAACCAGCTGATGGGTGTCCTAGAAAGCACACAAAGCCCAAAtcagtttggtttggtttggatCTAACGGGAATGAATCTGAGTTGA